A single region of the Podospora pseudopauciseta strain CBS 411.78 chromosome 1, whole genome shotgun sequence genome encodes:
- the HAC1 gene encoding transcription factor that binds to CRE motif (EggNog:ENOG503P5H7; COG:K) — MESWSTAHTQTHTPSPTIKFENSPNDSLLSTPGEMYPSLFGAESSPAPSVMADPTSDVAMLASLAALTQANTQSPTPVTPSSTAGTPEPEKKPVKKRKSWGQVLPEPKTNLPPRKRAKTEDEKEQRRVERVLRNRRAAQSSRERKRLEVEGLEKRNQELEAALAKATQTNEFLLEQLRNAARLGAGAGSPETFDALRLSSQLSFSQPLFGSQDGHSTLAKPDSLSTLHNTQNNTTVDPAALTPISEVDEEHELPATVSTPVADSAPVANASPDATQHPAEMLCQDLQCRSAEAPPSAWLENSQQQLRPALALYLQLQFLLTSTSALISLCQRPLMQIAMSLKAGFSLPPVPALLTTIIWLVTTPKPSRSRSTTSTLTSMTSSPTTPTSPPATSSSRSNLPPARSQTRPSSLRLRLLRKILTCSPSLARPLMDATMAALRLVSSDGFTVDRVKAGDASAAAAADGKEQQQQQSGRPATWPTGVPLPSKEVLLTLLWVLKVEERRLEIRQQVSPKLGSNSCVPKTVTPTINNQARHYVLTVVSKRKPDSLEGDRKRHRSE, encoded by the exons ATGGAGTCCTGGTCCACCGCCCACACCCAGACGCACACGCCGTCGCCGACAATCAAGTTTGAGAACTCGCCAAACGATTCTCTCCTGTCGACCCCTGGCGAGATGTACCCTTCGCTCTTTGGCGCCGAGTCATCCCCCGCTCCTTCCGTTATGGCGGACCCGACATCCGACGTCGCGATGCTGGCCAGCCTCGCCGCTCTCACCCAAGCCAACACACAGTCTCCGACGCCCGTGACCCCTTCCTCGACTGCCGGCACCCCAGAGCCAGAGAAGAAGCCggtcaagaagaggaaatCATGGGGTCAGGTGCTGCCAGAGCCCAAGACCAACCTCCCACCAAG GAAACGTGCCAAGACTGAAGATGAGAAGGAGCAGCGCCGCGTGGAGCGCGTCCTACGCAACCGTCGCGCGGCCCAGTCCTCTCGGGAGCGCAAGCgcttggaggtggagggtcTTGAGAAGCGCAACCAGGAGTTGGAGGCCGCTCTCGCCAAGGCCACCCAAACCAACGAGTTTCTTCTCGAACAACTCCGCAACGCCGCCAGGCTCGGTGCTGGGGCCGGGTCACCAGAGACCTTCGACGCCCTCAGACTCTCATCGCAACTCAGCTTCTCACAACCATTATTCGGCTCACAAGATGGGCACAGCACTCTGGCCAAGCCAGATTCCCTCTCAACACTTCACAACACACAAAACAACACTACCGTTGACCCAGCGGCCCTGACGCCTATTTccgaggttgatgaagagCACGAGCTCCCAGCGACGGTCTCAACGCCTGTTGCGGACTCTGCCCCCGTGGCGAACGCTTCCCCCGATGCGACACAACATCCTGCTGAGATGTTGTGCCAAGACCTGCAGTGTCGGTCGGCGGAAGCACCACCATCGGCGTGGTTGGAGAACTCGCAACAACAGTTGCGCCCAGCGCTGGCTCTCTACTTACAGCTCCAATTCCTTCTCACTTCGACCTCGGCCCTGATTTCTCTCTGTCAGAGGCCTTTGATGCAGATCGCTATGTCCTTGAAAGCGGGCTTCTCTCTTCCCCCGGTTCCAGCACTTTTGACTACGATCATCTGGCTGGTGACGACACCGAAGCCTTCCCGTTCCAGGTCAACAACCTCGACTTTGACTTCAATGACTTCCTCTCCGACGacgccaacctcgcccccAGCCacgagcagcagccgcagcaaCCTACCTCCTGCGCGGTCGCAGACTCGTCCCTCCTCCCTGAGACTGAGACTTCTTCGGAAGATCCTTACCTGCAGCCCCAGTCTGGCGCGTCCCTTAATGGATGCGACGATGGCGGCCTTGCGGTTGGTGTCCTCTGATGGATTCACAGTTGACCGGGTTAAGGCAGGCGAcgcttcggcggcggcagcagctgacggaaaggagcagcagcagcagcaaagcgGTAGGCCAGCTACATGGCCGACAGGAGTACCACTACCGTCGAAGGAGGTCCTACTCACATTACTGTGGGTCctcaaggttgaggagcgGAGACTAGAAATCCGCCAACAAGTCTCGCCCAAACTCGGAAGCAACTCGTGTGTCCCCAAGACAGTGACACCAACAATTAATAACCAGGCAAGACACTATGTCTTGACCGTAGTATCCAAGAGAAAACCGGATTCCCTTGAGGGCGACCGGAAGCGACATCGCTCTGAGTGA
- a CDS encoding hypothetical protein (COG:S; EggNog:ENOG503Q3DM) has translation MSNYNMSAMRKHNVTTFPRPPVVDRVQRHIQIKWHGQLIADCPPGEAYWCLETHHAPTYFIPPSRVRLPLSTTPRTSFDEFRGPITYYAMMSPINAADTVSNRIWSFNEPPKDFEAIKGYLAFFAGPWECYVDGERAQSPPQDFYGGWVTSDIEGINKAPHPWGVPPPWGHEQF, from the exons ATGAGTAACTACAACATGTCGGCGATGCGGAAACACAACGTCACGACATTTCCGCGTCCCCCCGTGGTGGACCGAGTCCAGAGACACATCCAGATCAAGTGGCATGGCCAACTTATAGCCGATTGCCCGCCCGGTGAGGCTTACTGGTGTCTGGAGACCCATCACGCGCCCA CTTACTTCATCCCACCCTCCCGCGTCAGACTTCCTCTCTCGACGACTCCTCGTACCTCCTTTGACGAGTTCAGAGGTCCCATAACCTACTACGCCATGATGAGCCCCATCAACGCGGCTGACACGGTGAGCAACCGCATCTGGTCGTTCAACGAGCCTCCAAAAGATTTTGAGGCCATCAAGGGCTATCTGGCCTTCTTTGCGGGTCCTTGGGAGTGCTATGTCGACGGCGAACGCGCCCAGTCTCCCCCGCAAGACTTCTACGGCGGGTGGGTCACGAGCGATATTGAAGGCATCAACAAGGCTCCTCATCCTTGGGGCGTTCCCCCCCCCTGGGGCCACGAGCAGTTCTAG
- the DID2 gene encoding Vacuolar-sorting protein SNF7 (COG:U; EggNog:ENOG503PDU9; BUSCO:EOG092656CM), which produces MANRQLARDMQTEFQARFNAKQARREAQKAAKQDNELKKQIQNLLKKGETAQAAQKARMLLAKQAIAAQMDQAADMAELSLAQIQANNAMNRMTHMMAQSSRTMQRAQRQANPEKTLLTLEQFRSQNEEYAMSNGIYQDAMTQNTSVQVSDDAVHELLGKLADDAGLELNQELAKASASKVDPVKEPAQAVEPTAEEEDALQQRLRALRA; this is translated from the exons ATGGCAAATCGACAACTCGCTCGGGATATGCAAACCGAGTTTCAGGCGCGA TTCAACGCCAAGCAAGCCCGCCGCGAAGCCCAAAAGGCGGCCAAACAAGACAACGAGCTAAAGAAGCAAATCCAAAAC CTCCTCAAAAAAGGCGAAACCGCCCAAGCCGCCCAAAAAGCCCGCATGCTCCTTGCCAAACAAGCCATCGCCGCCCAAATGGACCAAGCCGCCGACATGGCCGagctctccctcgcccagaTCCAGGCCAACAACGCAATGAACCGCATGACGCACATGATGGCCCAGTCCTCCCGCACGATGCAGCGCGCCCAGCGCCAGGCCAACCCCGAAAAGACGCTCCTGACCCTCGAGCAGTTCCGCAGCCAGAACGAAGAGTACGCCATGTCCAATGGGATTTATCAGGACGCCATGACGCAGAACACTTCGGTGCAGGTCAGCGATGATGCTGTGCATGAGCTGTTGGGCAAGTTGGCGGATGAtgcggggttggagttgaaCCAGGAGCTGGCAAAGGCGAGTGCGAGCAAGGTTGATCCGGTGAAGGAGCCGGCGCAGGCCGTGGAGCcgacggcggaggaggaggatgcgctGCAACAGAGGTTGAGGGCTTTGCGGGCATAG
- the SKI2 gene encoding Antiviral helicase ski2 (COG:A; EggNog:ENOG503NUCU), with the protein MKLRPCCLPGWRRPCLGTTSHLELGRKYHLIFASSGRDHHTTITAEMATDLQDAIQRLHLDDNSTFDAIDDILDHKVVKPPKKQDPDELRAELERKFLSPSTTFSDEWLDKLQQRWDTPIDYSLLFSIAPSQTRTVTRFVRHGLEGRVTGYRNVTVPASHATAKNSTSMTRKPASRSEFVRGGAGFFPFAPGGLEGIESTAALEDQLRASAAIEEADSRKKLERVIKLGSGGLLEVAPGVSRGIDFTKRRKVADEEAEKQAKEVEQVLDQEPEAAPDQEDEDADKAPTNGASDESEEEEDLEDIDSILPVEFPALEPHGKLAASSARKAGREWAHMVDINRPMPNFRELVPDPAREWPFELDNFQKEAVYHLENGDSVFVAAHTSAGKTVVAEYAIALAAKHMTKAIYTSPIKALSNQKFRDFRQTFDEVGILTGDVQINPEASCLIMTTEILRSMLYRGADIIRDVEFVIFDEVHYVNDFERGVVWEEVIIMLPEHVSLILLSATVPNTHEFASWVGRTKQKDIYVISTPKRPVPLEHYLWANKNIYKIVDSEKRFVEKGWKDANAAMQGKDKPPKAIEAAPARGGGNQRGGGRGGQQRGGNQQRGGGRGGGQQQRGRGGPPRASHNPGHMGRTGRPGGFTSAAQDKNLWVHLVQFLKKQTLLPACIFVFSKKRCEENADALSNQDFCTAQEKSAIHMTIEKSIARLKPEDRTLPQIVRLRELLSRGIAVHHGGLLPIVKELVEILFAQTLVKVLFATETFAMGLNLPTRTVVFSGYRKHDGHSFRNLLPGEYTQMAGRAGRRGLDTVGSVIIVPPGGDEAPPVTDLRQMILGEPSKLRSQFRLTYNMILNLLRVEALKIEEMIKRSFSEHATQQLLPEHEKAVKLSEADLAKVKRDSCQICDVHMDDCHQAGEDFKQLTEELYRALLNIPIGRKMFTPGRLIVWMKEGVRTPGLLLAEGASTKSSATVPMLHVLEIRTNREIRNDTDLLPFVPNLRKYYTSLPQAKKHIGTKTLHVPLSDLVCLTKYVTKGILPDIFGSGEGYQKAKDKLQTICRTWASDHWDEMDLGRIKSLAIHDIINKRHEAEVKLTKSAAPLCTFFLKHYAMCHDQWLIKTNIDQLRQALSNQNLQLLPDYEQRIQVLKDLRFIDEETRIQLKGKVACEIHSGDELVLTELILENVLADYEPAEIAALLSAFVFQEKTESIPKLTHNLEKGMKTIVELSEKVNAVQTLHQVIQTSEESNDFVSKPRFGLMEVVYEWAKGVSFKNITNLTDVLEGTIVRTISRLDETCREVKNAARIIGDPELYQKMTVAQELIRRDITAVASLYM; encoded by the coding sequence ATGAAGCTGCGACCTTGCTGTCTTCCAGGCTGGCGTCGTCCATGTTTGGGCACAACATCACACCTTGAACTCGGTCGAAAATATCACTTGATTTTTGCAAGCAGTGGACGAGACCATCACACTACCATTACCGCCGAAATGGCGACCGATCTCCAAGATGCCATACAACGGCTTCACCTGGACGACAATTCCACATTCGATGCAATTGACGACATCCTTGACCACAAGGTAGTTAAGCCGCCCAAGAAGCAAGACCCTGATGAGCTGCGCGCCGAACTCGAGCGGAAATTCCTGTCGCCATCGACCACATTCTCGGACGAGTGGCTCGACAAGCTTCAGCAACGATGGGACACCCCGATTGACTACTCCCTGCTCTTCAGCATTGCGCCCAGCCAGACCCGCACCGTCACCCGCTTCGTGCGTCATGGGCTTGAGGGTCGGGTCACAGGCTACAGAAATGTCACTGTTCCGGCCTCGCATGCCACGGCGAAGAACAGCACGTCCATGACTAGGAAACCCGCCAGCAGATCTGAATTTGTCCGGGGTGGCGCCGGGTTCTTCCCTTTCGCTCCTGGTGGTTTGGAGGGTATCGAGTCAACAGCTGCGTTGGAGGATCAGCTGCGGGCTTCGGCTGCCATTGAGGAAGCTGACAGCAGGAAGAAACTAGAACGTGTTATCAAGCTTGGATCCGGTGGTCTGCTTGAGGTTGCTCCGGGTGTCTCCAGGGGTATCGACTTTACGAAAAGGAGAAAGGTTGCGGATGAAGAGGCGGAAAAACAGGCGAAGGAAGTCGAACAGGTCTTGGATCAGGAGCCCGAGGCAGCTCCTGAccaagaggatgaggacgcAGACAAAGCCCCAACGAATGGTGCTTCTGACGAgagcgaggaagaggaggacctCGAGGATATCGACTCCATTCTTCCAGTGGAGTTCCCAGCTTTGGAACCCCATGGCAAACTTGCAGCATCCAGCGCTAGAAAGGCAGGCCGCGAATGGGCGCACATGGTGGATATTAACAGACCAATGCCCAACTTCCGGGAGCTGGTGCCAGATCCAGCCAGAGAATGGCCATTCGAACTTGACAACTTCCAAAAGGAAGCCGTCTATCATCTTGAAAATGGCGACTCGGTGTTCGTCGCAGCCCATACTTCTGCAGGTAAGACAGTGGTGGCTGAATACGCCATTGCTCTTGCGGCAAAACACATGACGAAGGCTATTTACACATCCCCGATCAAGGCGCTCAGCAACCAAAAGTTCCGCGACTTCAGACAGACGTTCGACGAGGTTGGTATCCTGACTGGTGATGTTCAGATCAACCCGGAGGCCAGCTGTCTCATCATGACTACGGAGATTCTGCGCAGTATGCTTTACCGTGGAGCCGATATCATCCGCGATGTCGAGTTCGTCATCTTCGACGAGGTCCACTATGTAAACGACTTTGAGCGTGGTGTTGTCTGGGAAGAGGTCATCATTATGCTACCAGAGCATGTGTCCTTGATTCTTCTTTCTGCTACCGTCCCCAACACTCATGAGTTCGCCTCGTGGGTAGGACGCACAAAGCAGAAGGATATTTACGTCATTTCTACGCCGAAGAGACCTGTGCCGTTAGAGCACTATCTCTGGGCCAACAAAAACATTTACAAGATCGTCGACTCTGAGAAGAGGTTCGTcgagaaggggtggaaggaTGCGAATGCGGCTATGCAGGGCAAGGACAAGCCACCAAAGGCCATTGAGGCCGCACCAGCTCGGGGTGGTGGCAACCAGAGAGGTGGTGGCCGTGGAGGCCAGCAAAGAGGGGGCAATCAGCAACGTGGCGGCGGTCGGGGTGGCGGACAACAGCAgcgtgggagaggtggaccACCACGCGCGAGCCACAATCCCGGACATATGGGCCGGACAGGCCGACCAGGAGGGTTTACATCTGCTGCTCAGGACAAGAACTTGTGGGTTCACCTTGTCCAGTTCCTCAAGAAGCAGACTCTTCTTCCGGCCTGTATCTTCGTCTTTTCCAAGAAGAGATGTGAGGAGAATGCAGATGCTCTGAGCAACCAGGACTTCTGCACCGCTCAAGAAAAGAGTGCGATTCATATGACGATTGAGAAGTCGATTGCTCGTTTGAAGCCCGAGGACAGAACTCTACCCCAGATTGTGCGCCTTCGGGAGCTGCTCTCGCGAGGTATCGCAGTCCATCATGGTGGTTTGCTCCCTATCGTCAAGGAGTTGGTGGAAATTCTTTTCGCCCAGACTCTGGTCAAGGTTCTTTTCGCGACTGAGACCTTCGCCATGGGCCTGAACTTGCCCACGAGAACAGTTGTCTTCTCGGGATACCGCAAGCATGACGGCCATTCTTTCCGCAATCTCCTTCCTGGTGAATACACACAGATGGCTGGTCGGGCCGGTAGACGCGGTCTCGATACTGTCGGTTCCGTCATCATTGTGCCTCCTGGTGGCGATGAAGCCCCCCCTGTCACTGATCTCCGGCAAATGATTCTCGGAGAGCCTAGCAAGCTCCGGTCTCAATTCCGCCTGACCTACAATATGATCTTGAACCTACTACGCGTCGAAGCTCTGAAGATCGAGGAAATGATTAAGCGTAGTTTCTCAGAACACGCCACTCAACAGCTCTTACCCGAGCACGAGAAGGCGGTCAAACTATCCGAGGCAGATTTGGCAAAGGTCAAGAGGGATTCTTGTCAGATTTGTGACGTTCATATGGACGACTGTCACCAGGCGGGTGAGGACTTCAAACAGTTGACAGAGGAGCTGTATCGCGCGTTGCTGAACATTCCGATTGGCCGGAAGATGTTTACGCCTGGTCGTCTCATCGTCTGGATGAAGGAAGGTGTCCGTACTCCTGGTTTGTTGCTCGCTGAAGGCGCCAGCACCAAAAGCAGCGCGACGGTTCCAATGTTGCATGTTCTCGAAATTAGGACGAATCGAGAAATTCGCAATGACACGGACTTGCTGCCCTTTGTGCCCAATCTACGCAAGTACTACACGTCACTCCcccaggccaagaagcatATCGGGACCAAGACATTGCATGTCCCCCTGAGTGACTTGGTATGCTTGACAAAGTATGTCACTAAGGGCATCCTGCCAGACATCTTTGGCAGCGGCGAAGGCTACCAAAAAGCCAAGGACAAGCTTCAAACCATCTGCCGCACCTGGGCCTCTGATCActgggatgagatggatcTGGGTCGCATCAAGAGCCTGGCTATTCACGACATCATTAACAAGCGCCATGAGGCGGAGGTCAAGCTCACAAAATCCGCCGCTCCGCTTTGCACGTTCTTCTTGAAGCACTATGCCATGTGCCACGATCAGTGGCTCATCAAGACCAACATCGACCAACTCCGCCAGGCCCTCTCCAACCAAAACCTGCAGCTCCTCCCCGACTACGAGCAGCGTATCCAGGTTCTCAAGGACCTTCGCTTCATTGACGAAGAAACCCGGATCCAGCTCAAGGGCAAGGTAGCCTGTGAGATTCACTCTGGCGACGAGCTTGTCCTTACCGAGCTCATTCTCGAGAACGTCCTCGCCGACTACGAGCCCGCCGAAATCGCCGCTCTGCTCTCGGCGTTTGTCTTCCAGGAGAAGACAGAGTCCATCCCAAAGCTGACGCACAACCTAGAGAAGGGCATGAAGACTATTGTCGAGCTCTCCGAAAAGGTCAATGCGGTGCAGACTCTCCACCAGGTTATCCAGACATCAGAGGAGTCCAACGACTTTGTCAGCAAGCCTAGGTttgggttgatggaggtggtgtatGAGTGGGCTAAGGGTGTCAGCTTCAAGAATATCACGAATCTGACGGATGTGTTGGAGGGAACGATTGTGCGGACGATTTCCCGGTTGGATGAGACGTGCAGGGAGGTGAAGAATGCGGCTAGGATTATCGGTGATCCCGAGTTGTATCAGAAGATGACGGTGGCGCAGGAGTTGATCAGGAGGGATATTACTGCTGTGGCTAGTCTTTACATGTAA
- the CSM3 gene encoding chromosome segregation in meiosis-related protein (COG:L; EggNog:ENOG503P4EW) produces MPAAAGPSKVTNGNKKDSGAFVDSFLEGWSDFDEEDPFGSPKGDKSKKTDDKKTDASSKKRKGTDVLGLETEVDRKKARVPRVKLDDARLLSDKGIPWLRKNAQSRLKLKGKGHEFSDAARMLSFYQEWLDELFPKASFLDALAMVEKAGHKTSLRNARMKWIDELKPRGEGEEGPNDVDPFPIYEHDKTPKDTGRIAPVFDKAKERPKTPDGDDLFGGDDIYNATPRAATKGARGEDVPDDDDLDALMAEAEANSGQPPRSIFGNGTSNSTAAAPPKPQANNIPEDDDLDALMAEAEAETLSTRPNQSTKSILGGGNSKPSAPQRKEVDDFDDDDLDALMAEVEAQPPTKAPSAPKSTEPTNVNDEEDDLDALMAEAEAEGASYKAVPETPKEAAAKKDISFDDDEAAMAEMDGLW; encoded by the exons ATGCCCGCCGCAGCAGGTCCCAGCAAAGTCACCAATGGCAACAAAAAGGATAGCGGTGCTTTTGTCGATAGTTTTCTAGAAGGATGGAgcgactttgacgaggaagaccCATTCGGTTCCCCGAAAGGCGACAAATCCAAGAAGACCGATGACAAGAAGACCGACGCCAGTagtaaaaagagaaaagggaCCGATGTTCTCGGGTTAGAAACAGAAGTCGACAGGAAGAAAGCTCGTGTTCCCAGAGTCAAGCTTGACGATGCCCG ACTACTATCAGACAAAGGCATCCCATGGCTCCGAAAAAACGCCCAATCCAGACTAAAGCTCAAAGGCAAAGGCCACGAATTTTCCGACGCTGCCCGAATGTTATCGTTCTACCAGGAATGGCTTGACGAACTCTTTCCCAAAGCCAGCTTCCTTGACGCATTGGCAATGGTGGAAAAGGCTGGACACAAGACATCGTTGCGGAACGCCAGGATGAAATGGATTGACGAGTTGAAGCCcagaggcgagggagaggagggtccGAACGACGTAGACCCGTTTCCGATTTACGAACATGATAAGACACCAAAAGATACAGGAAGGATTGCGCCTGTATTCGATAAGGCCAAGGAACGACCGAAGACACCCGATGGGGATGATTTGTTTGGAGGCGATGACATCTACAATGCCACGCCAAGAGCTGCGACCAAGGGGGCTAGGGGTGAAGACGTTCCGGACGATGATGATTTGGATGCGCTGatggcagaggcagaggctaACTCTGGGCAGCCACCAAGAAGCATATTTGGGAACGGGACAAGTAACAGCACGGCAGcggcaccaccaaaaccacagGCGAATAACATACCAGAGGATGACGATCTGGACGCTCTGATGGCCGAGGCAGAAGCGGAAACATTGTCCACTAGACCGAACCAGTCAACCAAGAGCATACTTGGCGGTGGCAATTCCAAACCATCTGCCCCGCAAAGGAAAGAAGTGGATGactttgatgatgacgattTGGATGCGCTTATGGCCGAGGTTGAGGCCCAGCCACCTACGAAGGCACCGAGCGCACCCAAGTCTACGGAGCCTACGAATGTtaatgatgaggaggacgatcTTGACGCTCTGATGGCAGaagcagaggcagagggagcGTCTTATAAGGCTGTTCCTGAAACCCCGAAGGAGGCTGCGGCCAAAAAAGACATCAGctttgacgatgatgaggcgGCAATGGcagagatggatgggttgtGGTAA
- a CDS encoding hypothetical protein (EggNog:ENOG503P2CU; COG:P), whose amino-acid sequence MVGASRVKQCKWLWLAPQRTSHIEFPPRLVDMIFASGINPLLELQRLGSSKLQGTSQSRRPQFACLRPPCSTTTTTETAGQAQSVKMSTTPGNTYTISKQIKTEYPLIDNDPHFKRVIRYARPSDYVHGIVAAAAGPSLLYAMERFAPSYVGKGGVAQTMRLGGAMGLCGGFIYFYQRSILRFYGMSENAREVQMDMREMVDKVKRGEPIYGESQLTPAMQGVAARQSRYSALFMAVLPWFNFVNHSQHGVDTAKYYRQAERELEAERLAREGGNPSQ is encoded by the exons ATGGTTGGCGCGTCGCGCGTCAAGCAGTGTAAGTGGTTGTGGCTTGCCCCGCAGCGCACAAGCCACATTGAATTCCCGCCAAGACTTGTTGACATGATATTTGCCTCAGGCATCAATCCACTGCTGGAGCTTCAACGGCTTGGGTCCAGCAAGCTTCAAGGAACGAGCCAATCCAGACGACCTCAATTCGCTTGCCTGCGCCCGCCCtgctcgacgacgacgacgacggaaaCCGCCGGCCAGGCCCAGTCAGTCAAAATGTCGACCACTCCCGGAAACACGTATACCATCAGCAAGCAGATCAAGACTGAGTACCCA CTCATCGATAATGATCC GCACTTCAAGCGTGTAATTCGGTACGCCCGGCCGTCCGATTACGTCCACGGCATcgtcgctgccgccgccggcccCAGTCTTCTCTACGCCATGGAGAGATTTGCTCCCTCATATGTCGGAAAGGGTGGTGTCGCCCAGACCATGCGGTTGGGCGGTGCCATGGGGTTGTGTGGTGGTTTCATCTACTTTTACCAGCGGTCTATTC TGCGCTTCTACGGTATGAGCGAAAACGCCCGGGAAGTCCAGATGGACATGCGCGAGATGGTCGACAAGGTCAAGCGCGGCGAGCCTATCTACGGCGAAAGTCAGCTTACTCCCGCCATGCAGGGTGTTGCCGCCCGCCAGTCTAGATATTCCGCTCTCTTTATGGCTGTGCTCCCCTGGTTCAACTTTGTCAACCACAGCCAGCACGGTGTTGACACCGCCAAGTATTACAGACAAGCCgagagggagctggaggctgAGCGTCTTGCGCGGGAGGGTGGGAACCCTAGCCagtaa
- a CDS encoding hypothetical protein (COG:O; EggNog:ENOG503PG12; CAZy:AA9): MKSTFFAALTALAAKEVAAHATFQQLWVDGTDYGSSCARLPPSNSPVTNVGGRDFVCNAGTRGVAGKCPVRAGGTVTVEMHQQTGDRSCSQEAIGGAHYGPVQVYLSKVPDASTADGTSTGWFKILSNSWSKKAGGRVGDDDNWGSKDLNACCGKMDVKIPADIPSGDYLLRAESLALHAAGPSGGGQFYMTCYQITVSGGGNASPATVRLPGAYGASEGQVNIHAALTSYTAPGPAVYSGGETRTPGGACTGCASTCKVGSSPSAIAPGGGGSSPATGGGSNAGGGNSGCSVAMYGQCGGNGYTGCTNCAVSCYE; this comes from the exons ATGAAGTCGACATTCTTTGCTGCCTTGACGGCTCTGGCCGCCAAAGAGGTTGCTGCCCATGCCACCTTCCAGCAACTCTGGGTTGACGGTACCGATTAT GGCTCCTCCTGCGCTcgtctccccccttccaactCGCCCGTCACCAACGTCGGAGGCCGTGACTTTGTGTGCAATGCCGGTACTCGTGGCGTCGCTGGCAAGTGCCCTGTTCGCGCCGGCGGCACCGTGACTGTCGAGATGCACCAG CAAACTGGTGACCGGTCCTGCTCTCAAGAAGCCATCGGCGGCGCCCACTACGGCCCCGTCCAGGTCTACCTCTCCAAGGTCCCAgacgcctccaccgccgacGGCACCTCCACCGGCTGGTTCAAGATCCTTTCCAACTCGTGGTCCAAAAAGGCTGGCGGCCGCGTTGGTGACGATGACAACTGGGGCAGCAAGGACCTCAATGCCTGCTGCGGCAAGATGGACGTCAAGATCCCCGCTGACATCCCCTCGGGCGACTACCTCCTCCGTGCCGAATCGCTAGCTCTCCACGCTGCTGGTCCAAGCGGTGGCGGTCAGTTTTACATGACCTGCTACCAGATCACCGTCTCCGGTGGTGGCAACGCTAGCCCCGCGACGGTGAGGCTCCCCGGTGCCTATGGTGCCAGTGAAGGGCAGGTGAACATCCACGCTGCGCTTACTTCTTACACCGCCCCTGGACCGGCGGTTTATTCTGGTGGTGAGACTAGAACTCCTGGTGGGGCTTGCACTGGGTGTGCGTCAACCTGCAAGGTtggctcttctccttccgcGATTGCtccaggaggaggtggttctTCTCCTGCTACTGGCGGTGGTAGTAATGCTGGCGGCGGCAACTCCGGTTGCAGTGTTGCCATGTATGGGCAGTGTGGCGGTAACGGGTATACTGGATGCACGAACTGCGCTGTAAGTTGTTATGAGTGA